In Mangrovivirga cuniculi, the following proteins share a genomic window:
- a CDS encoding sulfite exporter TauE/SafE family protein, translated as MSLEYLPFIFFFIALFYSSIGFGGGSSYLALLSLVLTDFYEIRSTALVLNVCVVSIGTIMFIRSGILKLKLVWPFFVLSIPMAYLGATVEFAETLFFIILGGALLLAGLFMVLKFVRTDLNSTELSKPKKFILGGVIGFISGLSGIGGGIFLSPTLNLLNWKNARVIASLASVFILVNSIAGIIGLNVAGTFIIDYELLINLVIAVVLGGMLGSYISTKRLNLRIIGILTAILIFFVGLRLILIHGFDINI; from the coding sequence ATGTCTTTAGAATACCTGCCCTTTATATTCTTTTTCATTGCTTTATTTTATAGTTCTATAGGCTTTGGTGGTGGATCCAGTTACCTGGCTTTATTAAGCCTGGTTCTAACCGATTTTTACGAGATCCGATCTACTGCTTTAGTTTTAAATGTATGTGTCGTTTCGATCGGAACTATTATGTTCATCAGAAGCGGAATTCTAAAATTAAAGCTCGTCTGGCCATTTTTTGTGCTGAGTATCCCGATGGCCTACCTGGGAGCGACCGTAGAATTTGCTGAAACATTATTTTTTATCATTCTGGGAGGAGCATTATTACTAGCCGGTTTGTTTATGGTGTTGAAATTTGTAAGGACAGATCTGAATTCGACAGAGTTATCTAAGCCTAAGAAATTTATACTTGGAGGTGTAATTGGATTTATTTCTGGATTATCAGGTATAGGAGGTGGGATCTTTTTATCTCCAACACTCAATTTACTTAACTGGAAAAATGCCCGTGTCATTGCTTCACTGGCCTCAGTATTTATTTTAGTCAATTCTATAGCTGGCATTATTGGATTAAATGTAGCAGGAACATTTATAATAGATTATGAATTGTTGATTAACCTGGTTATTGCAGTAGTACTTGGAGGTATGCTGGGGTCTTATATATCGACTAAAAGATTAAATCTGAGAATTATAGGAATTCTAACAGCCATATTAATTTTCTTTGTCGGACTCAGACTTATTTTGATCCATGGATTTGATATCAATATCTAA
- a CDS encoding SDR family oxidoreductase, whose product MIKKTSTEVITIAANVLDKASLTDASDEILEKWGKVDILINAAGGNVSGATIGPDDDFFKMNIDDFSKVTDLNLQGSVLPSLIFGQQMAKQNSGCIINISSVAAHKPLTRVVGYAAAKASIENFTKWMAVEMAQKYSAEIRVNAIAPGFFIGEQNRNLLLKDDGSLTERGEKIIEHIPIRRFGRPEELISTVLWLCSDSSSLVTGITVPVDGGFTAYSGI is encoded by the coding sequence ATAATAAAAAAAACATCAACTGAGGTTATTACTATTGCTGCAAATGTATTAGATAAAGCCTCCTTGACTGATGCCAGTGATGAAATTCTGGAAAAATGGGGAAAGGTAGACATCTTAATCAATGCAGCAGGAGGAAATGTATCAGGAGCAACTATAGGGCCTGATGATGATTTTTTTAAAATGAATATTGATGACTTTAGTAAAGTAACTGACTTGAATTTACAGGGATCGGTTTTGCCATCTTTAATATTTGGCCAGCAAATGGCAAAGCAAAATTCAGGGTGTATAATAAATATTTCATCAGTAGCTGCTCACAAACCGCTTACAAGGGTGGTAGGTTATGCTGCAGCAAAAGCTTCCATCGAAAATTTCACTAAATGGATGGCAGTTGAAATGGCCCAAAAATATTCTGCTGAAATTCGTGTAAATGCAATAGCACCTGGTTTCTTTATCGGGGAGCAAAATAGAAATTTACTTCTGAAAGATGATGGTTCACTCACAGAAAGAGGAGAGAAAATTATAGAACATATTCCAATTAGACGATTTGGAAGACCTGAAGAATTGATCAGCACAGTTTTATGGTTGTGTAGTGATTCGAGTAGCCTGGTAACCGGAATTACCGTACCTGTAGATGGCGGATTCACTGCATATTCGGGAATATAA
- a CDS encoding DcaP family trimeric outer membrane transporter has protein sequence MHIKYIPGFLIFFLLSSHYSFSQDESDSLSRNISGKVISSGDSIITDTTRIIEDAPLDIGQDRGLFIISDDKKLQLRILGSVRYHVVMDQNNLESENSFNTHEIPTGDDNDPIFNYSNQISQTRLGFEVTQSTNLGNIFVRLETDFAGPNGFRIRHAYGQFKRVLFGQTWSLFSHVTSVPATVDFAGPTSSINLRTPQIRYSIPNIGKGFSLDIGLEYLIPNINIPDSIDAEVFQLLPDFTARIKREYKWGQFQLSGILPVLSARGPKDNVFIKYGFGAAGSIVVNSWKEGKWYFQTVVGRGISRYFNDLDNNVLDVLVNDSNQLVLPLNYGFNATYEHAWNDKWQTSFTYGVLQVERYAVNPPDWYFRGQTIRSNTFWNISDGARIGGEIIWGQRTNRDFTTGNAVRLNVLVYYDF, from the coding sequence ATGCACATAAAATATATACCAGGTTTTTTAATTTTCTTTCTCCTGTCTTCACACTATAGTTTTAGTCAGGATGAATCGGATAGTTTAAGTAGAAATATATCCGGTAAAGTGATTAGTTCCGGAGATAGCATAATTACAGATACAACCCGAATTATTGAAGATGCTCCTCTGGATATCGGACAGGATCGGGGATTGTTTATTATTAGCGATGATAAGAAATTACAATTAAGGATACTCGGGTCCGTTAGGTATCATGTGGTAATGGATCAGAATAATTTAGAGTCTGAAAATTCTTTTAACACTCATGAAATCCCAACAGGTGATGATAATGATCCGATTTTTAATTATTCAAATCAAATCAGTCAGACCAGACTCGGATTTGAAGTAACACAAAGCACAAATCTGGGCAATATTTTTGTGAGACTGGAAACTGATTTTGCCGGACCTAACGGGTTTAGGATACGTCATGCCTATGGTCAATTTAAACGAGTTCTTTTCGGGCAGACATGGAGTTTATTCTCTCATGTGACATCCGTCCCAGCCACAGTAGATTTTGCCGGACCAACATCGTCAATCAATTTACGTACGCCACAAATAAGATACAGCATACCAAATATTGGAAAAGGCTTCAGCCTGGATATTGGATTAGAGTATTTAATTCCAAACATAAATATACCCGATAGCATCGACGCAGAAGTATTTCAATTATTACCTGATTTTACGGCAAGGATCAAAAGAGAATATAAGTGGGGGCAGTTCCAATTATCCGGTATTTTACCAGTATTATCAGCACGAGGTCCTAAAGATAATGTATTTATAAAATATGGTTTTGGTGCAGCAGGATCTATTGTGGTAAATTCATGGAAAGAAGGGAAATGGTATTTTCAAACAGTGGTAGGTAGAGGAATATCAAGGTATTTTAATGATTTAGATAATAATGTTTTAGATGTATTGGTTAACGATAGTAATCAATTGGTTCTACCTTTAAATTATGGATTCAACGCAACCTACGAGCATGCATGGAATGATAAATGGCAAACGAGTTTCACATATGGTGTATTACAAGTTGAAAGGTATGCCGTTAATCCTCCAGACTGGTATTTCAGGGGGCAAACTATTAGGTCTAATACTTTCTGGAATATATCAGATGGAGCAAGAATCGGCGGAGAAATTATCTGGGGTCAACGCACAAATAGAGACTTTACAACAGGAAACGCTGTCAGATTAAATGTCTTAGTTTATTATGACTTTTGA
- a CDS encoding SDR family NAD(P)-dependent oxidoreductase encodes MYEDNIKNKIAIITGGGGVLGSAMASGLASRGAKIVLLGRTSTKLDKAKMK; translated from the coding sequence ATGTACGAAGATAATATTAAAAATAAAATAGCTATAATAACAGGAGGTGGTGGTGTGCTTGGGAGTGCAATGGCCTCAGGTTTAGCCTCTCGTGGAGCAAAAATTGTTCTTTTAGGGAGAACTAGTACAAAGCTAGATAAAGCAAAAATGAAATAA
- a CDS encoding PCMD domain-containing protein, with product MEISSFATSDKQVGDVLDLNSPQEIQITAEDGSTYVWTITSFVASATPQLDNGDLNLWYQTPSNYYEPGESASNTIWGTGNQGTQILNKLATIPEDLGNENLAANMTTLDNGSLAGTFGAPIAAGSIFTGRFNPDEIDISDPEAAIEFGTPFTGRPVKVRFKYQYIPGDVNKNKVGEVLEYPDMLDIYALLEVRLGGKTERLATAWFRSSDVVEELITKEIEFTYGELDASFPDYMRPTDHGFVSEDSASFILPTHITFVASSSFDGANFAGAIGSELIIDDIEMVYEE from the coding sequence TTGGAAATTTCATCATTCGCGACTTCTGATAAACAAGTTGGAGATGTACTTGATCTGAATTCACCTCAGGAAATTCAGATCACAGCAGAAGATGGGAGCACTTATGTATGGACAATTACTTCATTTGTCGCTTCTGCTACACCCCAACTCGATAACGGAGATCTCAATCTATGGTACCAAACCCCTTCTAATTATTATGAACCAGGAGAAAGTGCTTCTAATACCATATGGGGGACCGGTAACCAGGGTACACAGATATTAAATAAACTAGCCACTATACCAGAAGATCTGGGTAATGAAAACCTGGCTGCAAATATGACTACTTTGGATAATGGGTCTTTAGCGGGCACATTTGGAGCCCCAATAGCTGCCGGATCTATTTTTACGGGGAGGTTTAATCCCGACGAAATTGACATCTCAGATCCAGAGGCAGCAATCGAATTTGGCACTCCTTTTACTGGAAGGCCGGTAAAAGTGCGTTTTAAATACCAATATATACCCGGAGATGTTAATAAAAATAAAGTCGGTGAGGTATTAGAGTACCCCGATATGCTTGATATCTATGCTCTATTAGAAGTACGACTGGGAGGGAAAACTGAACGTTTGGCAACAGCATGGTTTAGAAGCAGCGATGTTGTTGAGGAATTAATTACGAAAGAGATTGAATTTACTTATGGCGAATTAGACGCGAGTTTTCCGGATTACATGAGACCAACAGATCATGGTTTTGTAAGTGAAGATTCTGCAAGTTTTATACTACCAACTCATATTACTTTTGTTGCTTCCAGTAGTTTCGATGGAGCTAATTTTGCAGGAGCAATAGGTAGTGAACTTATCATCGATGATATCGAAATGGTATATGAGGAATGA